Proteins from one Thermococcus sp. M36 genomic window:
- a CDS encoding family 4A encapsulin nanocompartment shell protein yields MRGDLIRVLSSVEEKANELKLDGYEPDVVLLGKKAYEFIREQVNEEFGDEEEVLELSGLRVEVVEELEGDAVVVDSKALGLGPGGAKRFKVVL; encoded by the coding sequence ATGCGCGGCGACCTGATAAGGGTTCTCAGCTCTGTTGAGGAGAAGGCCAACGAGCTGAAGCTCGACGGCTACGAGCCGGACGTGGTTCTGCTTGGAAAGAAGGCCTACGAGTTCATAAGAGAGCAGGTGAACGAGGAGTTTGGCGACGAGGAGGAGGTCTTAGAGCTCTCCGGGCTGAGGGTGGAGGTTGTGGAGGAGCTTGAGGGGGACGCGGTGGTTGTAGACAGCAAAGCCCTCGGGCTCGGCCCCGGCGGCGCGAAGAGGTTTAAGGTCGTCCTATAA
- a CDS encoding triphosphoribosyl-dephospho-CoA synthase, giving the protein MERFKIVRAFILGPLIEATVPKPGNVNRYRDFEDLTLYNFLFADTAVIGVYYEAVKTAELLRKGILSFSEAGIGELIKRAVQASREAQDSNPNFGVIALSVPLIMGMVLGRNMLDAREKARLLIEESTVRDSMEFYRAIRVANPKGIPSGVKYDVYSDESFRELFQDGINLARLAEMSCERELIFCEWLNGYDLSYSTFGRLYDLIKELPLEDAVVEAFLELLAEKEDTLIMRKAGRREADLVRRKAREVLNGKLSLKEFDAFMREKGDLRNPGSLADIMAVSLSLLVLRGLRMEIRNGKVWGVIGRP; this is encoded by the coding sequence ATGGAGCGCTTTAAGATAGTCCGTGCCTTCATCCTCGGCCCCCTCATTGAGGCGACGGTTCCGAAGCCCGGCAACGTGAACCGCTACCGGGACTTCGAGGATCTGACCCTCTACAACTTCCTGTTCGCTGATACGGCAGTCATCGGGGTCTACTACGAGGCCGTGAAGACGGCTGAACTCCTGCGAAAGGGCATCCTATCTTTCAGTGAGGCCGGCATCGGGGAGCTGATAAAACGCGCGGTTCAGGCCTCGCGCGAGGCTCAGGACTCGAATCCCAACTTCGGAGTTATAGCGCTCTCGGTCCCGCTCATCATGGGAATGGTTCTGGGCAGGAACATGCTCGACGCTCGGGAGAAGGCGAGGCTTCTGATAGAGGAGTCCACCGTCAGGGACAGCATGGAGTTCTACAGGGCGATAAGGGTGGCCAACCCCAAAGGAATCCCCAGCGGGGTTAAGTATGACGTTTACAGTGACGAGTCCTTCAGGGAGCTCTTCCAGGACGGGATAAACCTTGCCCGGCTGGCGGAGATGAGCTGTGAAAGGGAGCTCATCTTCTGCGAGTGGCTCAACGGCTACGACCTGAGCTATTCCACCTTTGGCAGGCTCTACGATCTGATAAAGGAGCTCCCGCTTGAGGACGCGGTTGTGGAGGCATTCCTTGAGCTCCTGGCTGAGAAGGAGGACACGCTCATAATGAGGAAGGCGGGAAGGAGAGAGGCCGATCTCGTGAGGAGAAAAGCCAGGGAAGTTCTCAACGGAAAGCTCTCCCTAAAGGAGTTCGACGCCTTCATGCGAGAGAAAGGTGATTTAAGGAATCCTGGCAGTCTCGCTGATATAATGGCCGTCTCGCTGAGCCTGCTCGTTTTGAGGGGGCTCAGGATGGAAATCAGAAACGGAAAGGTATGGGGAGTTATAGGACGACCTTAA
- a CDS encoding GTP-binding protein, whose amino-acid sequence MPTNVTAEYLAAEEEYRNAKTIPEKIRALEKMYATVPKHKGTEKLRLQIKRKLAELRKELEKQRQLKKGGGGPSMAVRKEGAAQIVLAGLPNVGKSSLMKALTNVDADVADYAFTTVEPIPGMMHHKDVQIQLVEVPGLVEGAALGKGMGPQLLSVIRNADAIAIVVDLSQDPVKQMETLLREFERAGIKLNKRRPRVEIKRTASGGIIINGQENIKGDIQEVMKMLREERIHSAEITVKEPVTLEEFADALDGSLVWRRAIIIANKGDAPGSKENYEKLVEAYGDRFKIIPVSAKRKIQLDKLKDELYELAGIIRVFTKSPGEEPAYPPVPLKKGSTVMDLAERIHKDFAKNFRYARVWGKSVKFPGQRVGADHVLEDGDIVEIHAR is encoded by the coding sequence ATGCCAACGAACGTGACAGCGGAGTACCTTGCAGCCGAGGAGGAGTACAGGAACGCCAAGACTATCCCGGAGAAAATACGCGCCCTCGAAAAGATGTACGCCACGGTGCCAAAGCACAAGGGGACGGAGAAGCTTAGGCTCCAGATAAAGAGGAAGCTCGCCGAGCTGAGGAAAGAGCTTGAGAAACAGCGTCAGCTGAAGAAGGGTGGCGGCGGGCCTTCAATGGCAGTCAGGAAGGAGGGGGCGGCCCAGATAGTCCTGGCAGGCCTCCCAAACGTCGGCAAGAGCTCACTGATGAAGGCGCTGACCAACGTCGACGCCGACGTCGCCGACTACGCCTTCACGACGGTTGAGCCGATTCCCGGGATGATGCACCATAAAGACGTCCAGATACAGCTCGTCGAGGTTCCTGGCCTCGTGGAAGGTGCTGCACTTGGAAAGGGTATGGGGCCGCAGCTCCTGAGCGTTATTAGGAACGCCGATGCAATAGCCATAGTCGTAGACCTCTCCCAGGACCCGGTCAAGCAGATGGAAACCCTCCTGAGGGAGTTTGAGAGGGCCGGCATAAAGCTCAATAAGAGGCGCCCGAGGGTCGAAATCAAGAGGACAGCGAGCGGCGGAATCATCATCAACGGCCAGGAGAACATCAAGGGGGACATCCAGGAAGTCATGAAGATGCTCCGCGAGGAGAGGATCCATTCCGCGGAGATAACCGTCAAGGAACCGGTTACGCTTGAGGAGTTCGCAGACGCTTTAGATGGGAGCCTCGTCTGGAGGAGGGCGATAATCATAGCCAACAAGGGCGACGCCCCCGGTAGCAAGGAGAACTACGAGAAACTCGTTGAGGCCTACGGAGACAGGTTCAAGATAATTCCCGTCTCGGCGAAGAGAAAGATTCAGCTAGACAAGCTCAAGGACGAGCTCTACGAGCTGGCCGGAATAATCCGTGTCTTCACTAAGAGCCCCGGGGAGGAGCCAGCTTACCCGCCGGTGCCGCTGAAGAAGGGTTCAACGGTCATGGACCTGGCCGAGAGAATCCACAAGGACTTCGCCAAGAACTTCCGCTATGCTAGAGTCTGGGGCAAGAGCGTCAAGTTCCCGGGCCAGCGCGTTGGGGCTGACCACGTTCTGGAGGATGGGGACATAGTGGAGATTCATGCCCGTTAG
- a CDS encoding Lrp/AsnC family transcriptional regulator: MRTGLDDTDRKILAILQKNSRTPLREISREVNLAESTVYERIKKLKERGIIKRFTVILDPNALGFGILAFILIKAKAGKYSNVALELKKYPEIVEIYETTGDYDMLIKIRTRGSEELNEFLDTIGEIEGVEATHTMVVLKVHKETTELPL, translated from the coding sequence ATGCGAACCGGCTTGGACGATACCGACAGGAAGATTCTGGCCATCCTGCAAAAGAACAGCAGAACACCCCTCAGGGAAATTTCCAGGGAAGTCAACCTGGCGGAGTCTACTGTCTACGAGAGAATAAAGAAGCTGAAGGAAAGGGGGATAATAAAGAGGTTCACCGTGATACTTGACCCCAACGCCCTCGGCTTCGGCATTCTGGCGTTTATACTGATAAAGGCCAAGGCCGGAAAGTACTCCAACGTTGCCCTCGAACTTAAGAAGTATCCGGAGATAGTTGAGATCTACGAGACCACCGGGGACTACGACATGCTCATCAAAATAAGAACCCGCGGGAGCGAAGAGCTCAACGAGTTTCTGGACACGATAGGTGAGATAGAGGGTGTTGAAGCCACCCACACCATGGTCGTCCTCAAGGTTCATAAGGAGACCACGGAGCTTCCTCTCTGA
- a CDS encoding PspC domain-containing protein: MVKKLIRSKEDRVLLGVLGGLAEHLEVDPALVRLIFIVLLVFNPVAMTLLYFLAALIIPEEEGEADKPLSERVDEIMRETGARLEEVFPASEDSKVIALVLIVLGAVLLAGPFIPAFMPAVDFRTLLAVVLLVVGIILLMRGD; the protein is encoded by the coding sequence ATGGTAAAGAAACTGATAAGATCAAAGGAGGACAGGGTCCTCCTCGGCGTCCTCGGGGGGCTGGCCGAGCACCTTGAGGTGGATCCCGCACTTGTGAGGCTCATATTCATCGTTCTCCTCGTCTTCAACCCAGTCGCTATGACGCTGCTCTACTTCCTCGCGGCGCTCATAATCCCTGAGGAAGAGGGCGAAGCCGACAAGCCGCTGTCCGAGAGGGTCGATGAGATAATGCGCGAGACAGGTGCCCGGCTGGAGGAGGTTTTCCCGGCCAGTGAGGACTCAAAGGTGATAGCGCTCGTCCTCATAGTCCTCGGCGCAGTCCTTCTGGCTGGACCGTTTATCCCGGCCTTCATGCCTGCAGTGGACTTCAGGACGCTATTGGCGGTCGTCCTCCTGGTTGTTGGCATAATCCTCCTCATGAGGGGTGACTGA
- a CDS encoding radical SAM protein yields MYIRPFDPWKAKLCTCPFKYTLNVYTGCDHACVYCYITSYIPNAFRVRTKEGLLPKLERELRRFDRRYIVALSYSSDPYPTVERELGITRKVLELFRRYGVRCMILTKSDIFERDLDILAELKCAVGVTVTTVNERKAKLLEPNALSPMARIRALRKAKEAGIPVYARIDPIIPFYTWEDFDETLDALDFVDHITVSTLKLRPDSKRRMSAKFPELMEKLWPLYERGERIGGYYYLPRELRFEILREAERKILERGITFGSCREGYRSFPSCDGSHLVPP; encoded by the coding sequence ATGTACATCCGACCCTTTGACCCCTGGAAGGCGAAGCTCTGCACCTGCCCCTTTAAGTACACGCTGAACGTCTACACTGGCTGCGACCACGCGTGCGTTTACTGCTACATAACGAGCTACATCCCCAACGCCTTCCGGGTGAGGACTAAGGAGGGCCTTCTGCCGAAGCTGGAGAGAGAGCTCAGAAGGTTCGACAGGAGGTACATCGTAGCCCTTTCATACTCCTCCGACCCGTATCCAACGGTGGAGCGCGAGCTGGGCATAACGCGGAAGGTTCTGGAGCTCTTCAGGCGCTATGGTGTCAGGTGCATGATCCTCACGAAGTCGGACATATTTGAGCGCGATCTCGACATCCTGGCCGAGCTGAAGTGCGCCGTTGGTGTAACCGTGACGACAGTCAACGAGAGGAAGGCAAAGCTCCTTGAACCGAACGCGCTGTCGCCGATGGCCAGAATCCGGGCGCTCAGGAAAGCGAAAGAGGCGGGCATCCCCGTTTATGCCCGCATAGACCCGATAATCCCATTCTACACGTGGGAAGACTTCGATGAGACGCTCGACGCGCTGGATTTTGTTGACCACATAACGGTTTCGACTCTCAAGCTCCGGCCAGACTCAAAGAGGCGCATGTCCGCCAAGTTCCCGGAGCTGATGGAAAAACTCTGGCCGCTATACGAGAGGGGTGAGAGGATAGGCGGATATTACTACCTGCCGCGCGAGCTGAGGTTTGAGATCTTAAGGGAAGCGGAGAGAAAGATTCTGGAAAGGGGGATCACGTTTGGTTCGTGTCGGGAAGGCTACCGTTCGTTTCCGAGCTGCGACGGGTCTCATCTAGTCCCCCCGTGA
- a CDS encoding C/D box methylation guide ribonucleoprotein complex aNOP56 subunit (functions along with aFIB and aL7a; guides 2'-O-methylation of ribose to specific sites in RNAs), with the protein MKAYLAENVRGIYAFDESGNLIDQKVFSGRPEASLDRLLKGEPSDELVSFLDELKERGYDEFVVEDSELGRALKELGYNATAEFPNIAGEKLRSSPEEFLGENWFDEYFNVGVALTRLRIQEQSGARDKMIIQAIESLDDIDKVINLLVSRLREWYSLHFPELDEILPKHQQYVAFVKAVGPRENVSEEKLKSLGLPEGKIEKIMRAAETSMGAPLGKFDADIIMKLASEISDLYKLREQIEDYLEMAMDEVAPNLKALVGAKLGARLLSLAGGLKELAMMPASTIQVLGAEKALFRHLRSGAKPPKHGVIFQYPAINRSPWWQRGKIARALAGKLAIAARVDYFSGEYIAEELKQEIEQRIQEIKQKYPNPPKRKAKPEKKKKKKFKGKEKKGKGFGGKKKEKAGKGKKGEKGGKKKKKGKR; encoded by the coding sequence ATGAAAGCGTACCTTGCCGAGAACGTCAGGGGCATATACGCCTTTGACGAGAGCGGTAATCTCATTGATCAGAAGGTTTTCTCTGGAAGGCCGGAAGCGAGCCTTGACAGGCTTTTAAAGGGCGAGCCAAGTGACGAGCTGGTTTCTTTCCTTGACGAACTCAAGGAGAGGGGCTACGACGAGTTCGTGGTGGAGGACTCCGAGCTCGGAAGGGCGCTGAAAGAGCTCGGCTACAACGCCACGGCGGAGTTTCCAAACATAGCCGGTGAGAAGCTCCGCTCAAGCCCGGAGGAGTTCCTCGGCGAGAACTGGTTTGACGAGTACTTCAACGTCGGTGTTGCCCTGACCAGGCTCCGCATACAGGAGCAGAGCGGTGCCAGAGACAAGATGATAATCCAGGCCATCGAGTCCCTTGACGACATCGACAAGGTCATCAACCTGCTGGTTTCACGCCTCAGGGAGTGGTACAGCCTGCACTTCCCGGAGCTTGACGAGATACTACCCAAGCACCAGCAGTACGTTGCCTTCGTCAAGGCAGTCGGCCCGAGGGAGAACGTGAGCGAGGAGAAGCTCAAGAGCCTTGGCCTTCCCGAGGGCAAGATTGAGAAGATTATGAGGGCGGCGGAAACCTCGATGGGTGCTCCGCTCGGAAAGTTCGACGCGGACATCATAATGAAGCTCGCGAGCGAGATAAGCGACCTCTACAAGCTCAGGGAGCAGATAGAGGACTATCTCGAGATGGCAATGGATGAGGTCGCTCCGAACCTCAAGGCCCTCGTCGGCGCCAAGCTCGGTGCAAGGCTCCTCAGCCTCGCCGGTGGGCTCAAGGAGCTCGCCATGATGCCCGCCTCAACCATACAGGTCCTCGGTGCCGAGAAGGCCCTCTTCAGGCACCTGAGGAGCGGTGCTAAACCTCCAAAGCACGGCGTCATCTTCCAGTATCCAGCCATAAACCGCTCACCATGGTGGCAGAGGGGTAAGATAGCGAGAGCCTTGGCCGGAAAGCTCGCCATAGCTGCCAGAGTCGACTACTTCTCCGGCGAGTACATAGCCGAGGAGCTGAAGCAGGAGATAGAGCAGCGCATCCAGGAGATAAAGCAGAAGTATCCGAACCCGCCTAAGAGGAAGGCCAAGCCGGAAAAGAAGAAAAAGAAGAAGTTCAAGGGCAAGGAGAAGAAGGGCAAGGGCTTCGGTGGAAAGAAGAAGGAAAAGGCAGGAAAGGGTAAGAAGGGCGAGAAAGGCGGAAAGAAAAAGAAGAAAGGCAAGAGGTGA
- a CDS encoding gamma-glutamyl-gamma-aminobutyrate hydrolase family protein yields the protein MPPLIGIIGQVDPLSGRLFVDGTHLRIISSIGGIPVVFGLNQPPYDVVTNVDGVLLIDGPDVHPYFYGEDPSNSLRAVDTERDDFEVKLVKLAVKAGLPLLGMGRGMHVINVALGGTLYQDLGVIPKAVKHDWDPATTNPRQRVHQVRIKTSSKLYEILRQEINVESTNEVYIGVNSFHHQAVKRVGEGIKPVAYSVDGLIEAVEGTEGFILGVQWRPEYLPEMKRLYEAFIKAAAEYRVQRRELERAEIEAEIREELTGGLDETRRSSETNGSLPDTNQT from the coding sequence ATGCCCCCACTGATAGGTATCATAGGTCAGGTGGATCCCTTGAGCGGACGGCTGTTTGTTGACGGCACCCATCTGAGGATAATCAGCTCGATAGGCGGAATACCCGTAGTGTTCGGGCTGAACCAGCCCCCGTATGATGTTGTTACCAACGTTGATGGGGTTCTCCTCATCGATGGCCCCGATGTCCACCCCTACTTCTATGGGGAAGACCCTTCGAACAGCCTGAGGGCCGTCGATACTGAGAGGGACGACTTCGAGGTGAAGCTCGTCAAGCTGGCGGTGAAGGCCGGACTGCCCCTGCTCGGGATGGGCAGGGGTATGCACGTGATAAACGTGGCCCTGGGCGGCACCCTGTACCAGGATCTCGGCGTCATACCCAAAGCCGTAAAGCATGACTGGGATCCCGCAACCACCAACCCCCGTCAGAGAGTCCACCAGGTAAGGATAAAGACGAGCTCCAAACTCTACGAGATCCTGAGACAGGAAATCAACGTTGAGAGCACCAACGAAGTTTACATAGGGGTCAACAGCTTCCACCACCAGGCGGTTAAGCGTGTGGGGGAGGGGATAAAGCCTGTGGCGTATTCCGTGGACGGCCTTATCGAGGCAGTTGAGGGCACAGAGGGGTTTATCCTCGGCGTCCAGTGGCGGCCGGAGTATCTTCCGGAGATGAAGAGGCTCTACGAGGCGTTTATCAAGGCCGCCGCGGAGTACAGGGTGCAGAGAAGAGAGCTTGAGAGGGCAGAGATAGAGGCGGAGATCCGGGAGGAGCTCACGGGGGGACTAGATGAGACCCGTCGCAGCTCGGAAACGAACGGTAGCCTTCCCGACACGAACCAAACGTGA
- a CDS encoding PLP-dependent aminotransferase family protein, whose amino-acid sequence MEEKLMRKLSSGSLDFEVYFSDKAREMKASEIRELLKLVETGDVISLAGGLPAPETFPVEIIKDIAAEVLTHHADKALQYGTTKGFTPLRLALAKWMENRYGIPTSKVEIMMVAGSQQALDLIGRTFINRGDIVIVEGPTYLAALNAFKYYEPEFISIPMDDEGMRVDLLEEKLEELRRQGKRIKFVYTVSTFQNPAGVTMSLERRKRLIELADEYDFLIVEDSPYSELRYSGEPIPPIKHFDDEGRVIYLGTFSKILAPGFRLGWIAAHPHFIRKIEIAKQAVDLCANTLSQVIAWKYVEDGHLDRHIPKIIEFYKPRRDAMLEALEEYMPEGVRWTKPDGGMFIWVTLPEGIDTKLMAEKAIRKGVAYVPGEAFFAHRDVKNTMRLNFTYVPEDVIHDGVKRLAGVIEEEIRALRK is encoded by the coding sequence GTGGAGGAAAAGCTTATGCGCAAACTGAGTTCTGGTTCACTGGATTTTGAGGTGTACTTCTCAGACAAGGCCAGAGAAATGAAGGCGTCCGAGATCAGGGAGCTCCTCAAGCTCGTTGAGACGGGGGATGTGATTTCCCTTGCGGGAGGCCTCCCGGCCCCTGAAACGTTTCCCGTTGAGATAATAAAGGATATTGCCGCCGAAGTGCTCACCCACCACGCAGACAAAGCTCTGCAGTACGGAACCACAAAGGGCTTCACCCCGCTCCGCCTTGCCCTCGCGAAGTGGATGGAAAACCGCTACGGCATCCCGACCAGCAAAGTCGAGATAATGATGGTCGCGGGGAGCCAGCAGGCACTCGACCTTATCGGGAGGACATTCATCAACAGGGGCGACATAGTGATAGTCGAGGGGCCGACTTACCTCGCCGCACTCAACGCCTTCAAGTACTATGAACCTGAATTCATCAGCATCCCCATGGACGATGAGGGTATGAGGGTGGATCTTCTTGAGGAGAAGCTGGAGGAGCTGAGGAGGCAGGGGAAGAGGATCAAGTTCGTCTACACCGTATCGACCTTCCAGAACCCCGCTGGCGTCACGATGAGCCTTGAGAGGAGGAAGAGGCTCATTGAGCTTGCCGATGAATACGACTTCCTCATCGTTGAGGACAGTCCCTACAGCGAGCTCCGCTACTCCGGTGAGCCGATACCGCCGATAAAGCACTTCGACGACGAGGGGAGGGTTATCTACCTCGGAACCTTTTCGAAGATACTCGCCCCCGGCTTCCGCCTTGGCTGGATAGCGGCACACCCGCACTTCATAAGGAAGATAGAGATCGCCAAGCAGGCCGTTGACCTCTGTGCCAACACCCTCAGTCAGGTCATAGCCTGGAAGTACGTTGAGGACGGCCACCTCGACAGGCACATCCCGAAGATAATCGAGTTCTACAAGCCGCGTAGGGACGCAATGCTGGAGGCGCTTGAGGAGTACATGCCCGAAGGTGTCAGATGGACGAAGCCCGATGGGGGAATGTTCATCTGGGTCACCCTGCCGGAGGGCATAGACACAAAGCTGATGGCGGAGAAGGCCATAAGGAAGGGCGTCGCCTACGTCCCAGGTGAGGCGTTCTTCGCCCACCGCGACGTCAAGAACACCATGAGGCTCAACTTCACGTACGTGCCTGAGGACGTCATCCACGACGGCGTCAAGAGGCTTGCTGGGGTTATAGAGGAAGAAATCCGGGCGCTCCGGAAGTGA
- a CDS encoding OsmC family protein, which produces MGDEIKGKLRWTEGAQFIGRIEGESCAVVLGEGGISPMKLLLLIVAGCTAYDVVMILQKMREPIRGLEVEISGERREEHPRIYRRVHIHYRIYGDVSKEKAKRAIELSQDKYCSASAHVKLSGAEVTYSFEIIPDESRGD; this is translated from the coding sequence GTGGGGGACGAAATAAAGGGAAAGCTGAGGTGGACGGAAGGAGCCCAGTTCATTGGAAGGATAGAGGGTGAAAGTTGCGCGGTGGTTCTCGGGGAAGGAGGAATAAGCCCGATGAAGCTCCTTCTTCTCATCGTCGCCGGATGCACAGCCTATGATGTCGTCATGATACTCCAGAAGATGCGCGAGCCGATTAGAGGCCTGGAGGTCGAGATAAGCGGCGAGAGGCGCGAGGAGCACCCGAGAATTTACAGGAGGGTTCACATCCACTACAGGATTTACGGCGACGTGAGCAAGGAGAAGGCGAAGCGCGCCATAGAGCTGAGCCAGGACAAGTATTGCTCGGCCAGCGCGCACGTGAAGCTCAGCGGTGCCGAGGTCACGTACTCTTTTGAGATAATCCCCGATGAAAGCCGGGGGGATTAA
- a CDS encoding ribose 1,5-bisphosphate isomerase translates to MPVVKEVLEIADEIRDMKIRGAGKIARSAAYALQIQAEKSRATDVDEFWKEMKQAAKILYETRPTAVSLPNALRYVMHRGKVAYAGGADLDQLKFIVINAAKEFIHNSEKAIERIGEMGAKRIEDGDVIMTHCHSKAAISVMKTAWEQGKDIKVIVTETRPKWQGKLTAKELASYGIPVIYVVDSAARHYMKMTDKVVMGADSITVNGAVINKIGTALIALTAKEHRIWTMIAAETYKFHPETMLGQLVEIEMRDPYEVIPKEELETWPKNIEVWNPAFDVTPPEYIDVIITERGIIPPSAAIDILKEEFGWALKYTEPWED, encoded by the coding sequence ATGCCGGTAGTGAAGGAAGTGCTTGAAATTGCAGATGAGATTAGGGATATGAAGATAAGGGGCGCTGGCAAAATCGCCCGTTCCGCAGCGTACGCCCTCCAGATACAGGCCGAGAAGAGCAGAGCGACGGACGTTGATGAGTTCTGGAAGGAGATGAAGCAGGCGGCAAAGATACTCTACGAGACAAGGCCGACGGCAGTTTCCCTTCCAAACGCGCTCCGCTACGTCATGCACCGCGGGAAAGTAGCATACGCCGGCGGTGCCGACCTTGACCAGCTGAAGTTCATAGTCATAAACGCGGCCAAGGAGTTCATCCACAACTCCGAGAAGGCTATCGAGAGGATAGGCGAGATGGGCGCCAAGCGCATCGAAGACGGAGACGTTATAATGACGCACTGCCACAGCAAGGCTGCTATAAGCGTCATGAAAACTGCCTGGGAGCAGGGCAAGGACATAAAGGTCATCGTTACTGAGACAAGGCCCAAGTGGCAGGGCAAGCTCACCGCGAAGGAGCTCGCAAGCTACGGCATTCCGGTCATCTACGTCGTTGACTCGGCGGCCAGGCACTACATGAAGATGACGGACAAGGTCGTCATGGGCGCGGACAGCATAACGGTCAACGGTGCGGTTATAAACAAGATTGGAACGGCTCTCATAGCCCTCACCGCAAAGGAGCACAGGATTTGGACTATGATCGCTGCCGAGACCTACAAGTTCCACCCGGAGACCATGCTCGGCCAGCTGGTTGAGATAGAGATGCGCGACCCCTACGAGGTGATTCCGAAGGAGGAACTTGAAACCTGGCCGAAGAACATAGAGGTCTGGAATCCAGCGTTCGACGTTACTCCCCCGGAGTACATCGACGTCATCATAACCGAGCGCGGCATAATCCCGCCGAGCGCGGCCATCGACATCCTCAAGGAGGAGTTCGGCTGGGCCCTCAAGTACACCGAGCCCTGGGAGGACTGA
- the snatA gene encoding neutral amino acid NAAT transporter SnatA yields the protein MIEYLKYFVLLYGGLFAITNPVGAVPVFLSVTHDLSWKERREIATKTALTVVVTLVVFALIGEWIFKFFGSSVDAFAIAGGILLFKMAMDMLSGRLSTVKISKEETEEFSEDVVTLEEVAIIPLAIPLISGPGAITTVMLYMAKSREVSEKATVIASIVAIGLTVWLILCSSNRIQKRLGRVGIKVLTRMMGLILTSMAVQMIINGIKGAFGL from the coding sequence GTGATAGAGTATCTCAAATACTTCGTGCTGCTCTACGGTGGGCTGTTCGCGATAACCAACCCGGTCGGAGCCGTCCCTGTGTTTCTGAGTGTTACCCACGACCTGAGCTGGAAAGAGAGGCGCGAAATAGCGACAAAGACCGCACTGACGGTGGTGGTGACCCTCGTGGTCTTCGCCCTCATTGGGGAGTGGATATTCAAGTTCTTTGGTTCGAGTGTTGACGCCTTCGCGATAGCCGGTGGCATACTGCTTTTCAAGATGGCAATGGACATGCTCTCCGGAAGGCTCTCTACCGTGAAGATAAGCAAGGAGGAAACCGAAGAGTTCAGCGAGGACGTCGTCACCCTGGAGGAGGTCGCCATAATACCCCTCGCGATACCCCTTATCTCAGGCCCGGGAGCGATAACGACGGTCATGCTCTACATGGCCAAGAGCCGCGAGGTTTCCGAGAAGGCGACCGTCATAGCGAGCATCGTCGCGATAGGCCTCACTGTCTGGCTGATCCTTTGCTCCTCGAACAGGATACAGAAAAGGCTCGGAAGGGTGGGCATCAAAGTGCTGACGAGGATGATGGGTCTGATACTGACCTCTATGGCCGTGCAGATGATAATTAACGGGATCAAGGGGGCGTTTGGGCTCTGA
- the pfpI gene encoding deglycase PfpI encodes MKVLFLSADGFEDLELIYPLHRIKEEGHEVYVASFQRGKITGKHGYSVNVDLAFDEIDPDNFDALVLPGGRAPEIVRLNEKAVAITKKMFEEGKPVASICHGPQILISAGVLRGRKGTSTITIRDDVINAGAEWVNEEVVVDGNWVSSRHPGDLYAWMREFVKLLK; translated from the coding sequence ATGAAGGTGCTGTTTCTGAGCGCGGACGGTTTTGAAGACCTGGAGCTCATATACCCCCTCCACAGGATAAAGGAGGAGGGCCACGAGGTCTACGTCGCCAGCTTCCAGAGGGGCAAGATAACGGGCAAGCACGGCTACTCGGTCAACGTTGACCTTGCCTTCGACGAGATTGACCCCGACAACTTCGACGCGCTCGTCCTCCCCGGCGGGAGGGCGCCGGAGATCGTCAGGCTCAACGAGAAGGCAGTCGCCATAACCAAGAAGATGTTCGAGGAAGGGAAGCCGGTGGCGAGCATCTGCCACGGCCCGCAGATACTCATCTCGGCGGGAGTGCTGAGGGGCAGAAAAGGGACGAGCACCATAACCATCAGGGACGACGTCATAAACGCCGGCGCCGAGTGGGTGAACGAGGAGGTAGTGGTTGACGGCAACTGGGTCAGCTCAAGACACCCCGGTGACCTCTACGCCTGGATGAGGGAGTTTGTTAAGCTTTTGAAGTAA